From one Leptospiraceae bacterium genomic stretch:
- a CDS encoding inositol monophosphatase → MKEDIHKRFVHFQEFLPKIQAFLIKTQRKSDFRIDKKGPIDLVTEADLGSEKMVVDEISKFFPDDHIMGEEGSSVQGKNQYRWIIDPVDGTTNFAHRLPLYGICLGLQNIESGRVEMGIVSFPALGDTYHAIRGAGAFKNGERIFVSETSELINALVSTGFPYDKKQRMESVMHNLKSMLLAVRDVRRTGVASLDLCWVAEGRFDAYWEENLKPWDMAAASVIVEEAGGRLSTFDGNDFSVFVPNLLSSNSIIHDKLIERLSVISPQVKSEFGL, encoded by the coding sequence ATGAAAGAAGACATTCATAAGAGATTTGTGCATTTTCAGGAGTTTTTGCCTAAAATACAGGCATTTTTAATCAAAACACAACGCAAGTCTGACTTTAGGATAGATAAAAAAGGTCCTATTGATCTAGTTACAGAAGCGGATTTGGGCTCTGAGAAAATGGTAGTAGATGAAATTAGTAAGTTTTTTCCAGACGATCATATTATGGGAGAGGAGGGATCTAGCGTGCAAGGGAAAAATCAATATCGTTGGATCATTGACCCAGTCGATGGAACTACGAACTTCGCTCATCGTCTGCCTCTTTACGGAATTTGTCTCGGTTTGCAAAATATAGAAAGTGGACGCGTGGAAATGGGCATTGTAAGCTTTCCCGCTTTGGGCGATACCTACCATGCCATTCGGGGAGCGGGAGCATTTAAAAACGGAGAGCGAATCTTTGTATCGGAGACAAGTGAGTTAATCAACGCGTTAGTCTCCACAGGTTTCCCTTACGATAAGAAACAAAGAATGGAAAGTGTTATGCATAATTTGAAATCCATGTTGTTAGCCGTTCGAGACGTTAGGCGAACTGGTGTTGCAAGTCTTGATTTATGTTGGGTTGCAGAAGGAAGATTTGATGCGTATTGGGAAGAAAATCTAAAACCCTGGGACATGGCAGCAGCATCGGTTATTGTAGAAGAAGCTGGAGGAAGGCTTTCTACTTTCGATGGAAATGATTTTTCCGTATTCGTTCCAAATCTACTTTCATCCAATTCCATTATTCATGACAAGCTAATTGAGCGGCTATCTGTCATTTCCCCCCAAGTAAAAAGTGAATTTGGTTTATGA
- the metG gene encoding methionine--tRNA ligase — protein MKKRKLLVTTALPYANGSIHLGHMLEGVQTDIWVRYQKLAGNECYFFCADDTHGTPVMLAAKKENISPEELVTKIHAEHYKDLTAFHIEYDNYYTTNSPENRHYSEEIYNSLKKNSHIAEREIEQSYCEHDKMFLPDRFIKGTCPKCGAKDQYGDGCEVCGSNYSPKDLVDSHCAICGNTPGLKSSKHLFFKLQDFQKELAAWIDDPKHVHEGVRNKLNEWFSQGLQEWDISRDGPYFGFEIPGEVNKYFYVWLDAPIGYIASSKNYFKDNPTFDEFWKSGDGEIIHFVGKDILYFHALFWPAMLLGGDYKTPNRVNVHGFITVNGEKMSKSRGTFIKASTFLKYLEPEHFRFFIAGKLNDTLDDLDLNFSDFSSKVNSDLIGNFINILSRTGTSILDKLDRRLGTLNVEGRSIVTELLASKAEILKNYEDKNYSKVMKEIARLGDVVNKYVNDKAPWNLLKTDKEEARQVVTTAINSARILSIYLQPVIPKISERIFKILNLNSKIPFAELENLLENNSILPYEILSQRVDEKAITTMLEENKESQNEVKTNPTTIKTSESKSNSNETGLISINDLTKVELRVGLIAEANHVEGADKLLNVKVDLGEKGIKNVFAGIKSAYKPEELVGMKVVVVANLEPRKMKFGMSEAMLLATGKDATLSLFVPHRNANPGDILK, from the coding sequence ATGAAAAAAAGAAAATTATTAGTCACAACAGCTCTTCCTTATGCAAATGGTTCCATTCATTTAGGTCATATGCTAGAAGGAGTCCAAACCGATATTTGGGTTCGATACCAGAAACTAGCGGGTAATGAGTGTTATTTCTTCTGTGCAGACGATACACATGGCACACCTGTAATGCTTGCTGCCAAAAAAGAAAATATTTCCCCGGAAGAATTAGTAACCAAAATTCACGCAGAGCACTACAAAGACTTAACGGCTTTTCATATTGAGTATGATAACTACTATACTACGAATTCACCGGAAAATCGTCATTATTCGGAAGAAATTTACAATAGTCTAAAAAAGAATTCTCATATTGCAGAAAGAGAAATTGAGCAATCCTATTGTGAGCATGATAAAATGTTTCTGCCTGATCGTTTTATCAAAGGCACCTGCCCTAAGTGTGGCGCAAAAGATCAATATGGCGATGGATGTGAAGTATGTGGCTCTAATTATTCTCCAAAGGATTTAGTTGACTCTCATTGTGCAATTTGCGGAAACACACCGGGCTTAAAAAGTTCAAAGCATTTATTCTTTAAATTACAGGATTTTCAGAAAGAATTAGCAGCATGGATTGATGATCCAAAGCATGTGCACGAAGGTGTTCGCAATAAATTAAACGAATGGTTTTCCCAAGGCTTACAGGAATGGGATATATCGCGTGACGGTCCTTACTTTGGATTTGAAATTCCAGGTGAAGTGAATAAATACTTTTATGTATGGTTAGATGCGCCTATTGGTTATATTGCGTCCTCCAAGAATTATTTCAAAGACAATCCAACGTTCGACGAGTTTTGGAAATCAGGCGACGGAGAAATAATTCATTTCGTAGGCAAAGACATATTATACTTTCACGCGCTCTTCTGGCCTGCAATGCTATTAGGTGGAGACTATAAAACTCCGAATCGAGTCAACGTGCACGGATTCATCACAGTCAATGGCGAAAAAATGTCTAAGTCTCGTGGAACTTTTATCAAAGCTTCTACCTTCTTAAAATACTTAGAGCCAGAGCATTTCCGTTTTTTCATTGCCGGAAAATTAAACGATACTCTTGACGATTTAGATTTAAATTTTTCCGACTTTAGTTCAAAGGTAAATTCTGATTTAATCGGAAATTTCATTAACATACTTTCAAGAACTGGAACTTCCATTCTAGACAAATTGGATAGAAGACTAGGAACACTCAATGTGGAAGGCAGATCAATAGTAACCGAACTGCTCGCAAGCAAAGCGGAAATTTTAAAAAATTACGAAGATAAAAATTACTCGAAAGTAATGAAAGAAATCGCACGCCTGGGGGATGTGGTCAATAAATACGTAAACGACAAAGCTCCCTGGAATCTTTTGAAAACAGATAAAGAAGAAGCAAGACAAGTTGTTACCACTGCAATCAATAGCGCGAGGATACTTTCGATTTACCTACAACCTGTCATACCTAAAATTTCTGAAAGAATATTTAAAATATTGAACTTGAATTCTAAAATACCTTTCGCTGAACTAGAGAATCTCTTAGAGAATAACAGCATTCTTCCTTACGAGATACTCTCACAGCGAGTAGATGAAAAGGCAATTACTACTATGTTAGAAGAAAATAAAGAATCACAAAATGAAGTAAAAACAAATCCTACTACAATAAAAACATCTGAATCTAAGTCTAATTCTAATGAAACAGGTCTAATCAGTATAAATGATCTTACTAAGGTTGAATTAAGAGTTGGTCTGATTGCAGAAGCAAATCATGTAGAAGGTGCAGATAAACTTTTAAATGTTAAAGTTGATCTTGGAGAAAAAGGGATCAAAAATGTATTCGCTGGTATAAAATCTGCATATAAACCAGAAGAACTTGTTGGAATGAAAGTAGTTGTGGTTGCAAATCTTGAACCTAGAAAGATGAAATTCGGTATGTCAGAGGCAATGTTGTTAGCCACTGGCAAAGACGCAACACTTTCTCTTTTTGTTCCACATAGAAATGCTAATCCAGGGGATATTCTTAAGTAG
- a CDS encoding PAS domain S-box protein → MTSIVAKTILLVEDEVIIALMEVKQLEKEGYKVIHVEDGNQAIDMVNEKRDQIDLILMDIDLGNGIDGTQAAKEILKSHDIPIVFLSARVEKEVVQKTEKITSYGYVVKNSGIIVIDASIKMAFKLYEANKKTERQRERLRTILHSIGDAVIATDMDGNILQMNSIAENLTGWKFSEANGMPLQDVFHIVNAVTREKVVSPVELVLASGKIVGLANHTVLIAQDGHEYKIADSGSPIKDSEGHITGVVLVFRDITKEYEIQEALKQSELHLRTIVEATPSCVKLVSKDGTLLAMNSAGLSIIEVEDSKDVIGKSVYPVIAPEFRDAFQKFNEHICNGEKGSLRFQIVGAKGTRRWLESHAVSLPSPETHELIHLAITHDITEQKQYEESLHAREKIYHTIFEKSRAVKLLIDPNDGKIVDANSAAAEFYGYSLEELKELKINKINVLSEEKIKEEMLNASTEKRNYFNFKHRLANGELRDVEVYSSPLTVGGRPLLHSIIHDISDRKKMEAALTENERNMKILLDTMTEGVALNEIIYDDTGEMIDYKILNVNKAFYSMADYSSVEVIGNYATKLYGMSIDFIKTFWRGHQDMRTTVFTEMWSPLHNKCYFIATSPFVDGKFVTTFLDITERKNAETALAEFNRDFENFLKETTDFIYFKDRESRFRFCSQSLANITGHANWRDLIGKNDFEVFPADTAKIYYEEELPIFGEGKPLQGKIDPYYDAEGNMGYVSTNKWPLFDNNKNVVGIFGISRDITERKRMEEQLESTKLALENANIELEKLSNTDVLTAIGNRRYFEKIFEKECLRSRRNNSPLSILIIDIDDFKNYNDHFGHLQGDECLKIVAKAIAGLARRAPDLAARWGGEEFIVLLPETNLSEAWVVAENIRTHVQELALPHPIARAANVVTLSVGVSSWGYEDPQELISRADKALYAAKNNGRNRVEISK, encoded by the coding sequence ATGACTAGCATAGTAGCGAAAACCATTCTTCTCGTTGAAGACGAAGTCATCATTGCCTTGATGGAAGTAAAACAATTAGAGAAAGAAGGCTACAAGGTGATTCATGTTGAGGACGGGAATCAAGCTATCGACATGGTCAATGAAAAACGAGATCAAATAGATTTGATACTGATGGATATTGATTTGGGAAATGGCATCGATGGCACTCAAGCTGCAAAAGAAATTTTAAAGAGTCATGATATACCTATTGTTTTCCTTTCCGCTAGAGTAGAAAAAGAAGTCGTTCAAAAAACAGAAAAAATTACATCTTATGGTTATGTAGTAAAAAATTCTGGAATCATTGTAATTGATGCCTCTATCAAAATGGCATTTAAACTTTATGAGGCAAATAAAAAAACAGAAAGACAAAGAGAGCGGCTAAGAACAATTCTCCACTCCATTGGCGATGCTGTCATTGCCACAGATATGGATGGAAATATTTTACAAATGAATTCCATCGCTGAAAATTTGACAGGATGGAAATTCAGTGAGGCAAACGGAATGCCTCTGCAAGATGTCTTTCATATTGTAAATGCTGTTACCCGCGAGAAAGTTGTAAGTCCCGTCGAATTGGTATTAGCCTCAGGGAAAATTGTAGGACTCGCAAATCATACTGTATTAATTGCACAGGATGGACATGAATATAAAATTGCGGATTCAGGCTCTCCCATAAAAGATTCAGAAGGACATATTACAGGAGTTGTATTAGTATTTCGAGATATAACAAAAGAATATGAAATTCAAGAGGCTCTCAAACAAAGCGAACTACATTTGCGAACGATTGTTGAAGCTACTCCAAGTTGCGTGAAGCTTGTTTCTAAAGATGGAACTTTACTTGCAATGAACTCCGCTGGACTTTCTATTATTGAAGTCGAAGATTCTAAGGATGTAATTGGTAAAAGTGTTTATCCTGTAATTGCTCCAGAATTCAGAGATGCTTTTCAAAAATTCAACGAGCATATCTGCAATGGCGAGAAAGGATCACTTCGTTTTCAAATCGTTGGAGCGAAAGGAACTAGGCGATGGCTGGAATCCCATGCTGTTTCACTTCCTTCACCCGAAACTCATGAATTAATTCATTTAGCGATTACGCATGATATTACCGAACAAAAACAATATGAAGAATCTCTTCACGCGCGAGAAAAAATATATCATACTATATTTGAAAAAAGCAGGGCTGTTAAATTATTAATAGACCCGAATGACGGAAAGATTGTTGATGCAAATTCTGCAGCAGCGGAATTTTATGGTTATTCGCTAGAAGAATTAAAAGAATTAAAGATCAATAAAATAAATGTTTTATCAGAAGAAAAAATAAAAGAAGAGATGCTAAACGCAAGCACAGAAAAAAGAAATTACTTTAATTTTAAACATCGTCTTGCAAATGGAGAACTTCGCGATGTGGAGGTTTACTCAAGCCCTCTCACAGTAGGAGGTCGCCCTTTGCTTCATTCCATTATACATGATATTAGTGATCGAAAAAAAATGGAAGCTGCCCTTACTGAAAATGAGCGGAATATGAAGATTCTCCTCGATACGATGACGGAAGGAGTTGCCTTAAATGAAATTATTTATGATGACACAGGAGAAATGATTGATTATAAAATTTTAAATGTAAATAAAGCATTCTATTCCATGGCAGATTATAGCAGCGTTGAGGTAATTGGAAATTATGCGACAAAGCTATATGGTATGTCTATTGATTTTATTAAAACATTCTGGAGAGGTCATCAGGATATGCGGACAACTGTATTTACTGAAATGTGGAGTCCGCTGCACAATAAATGTTACTTCATTGCGACATCGCCTTTTGTCGATGGCAAATTTGTTACAACATTTCTTGATATTACCGAGCGGAAAAATGCAGAAACCGCACTAGCCGAATTTAATCGAGACTTTGAAAATTTCTTAAAAGAAACAACTGATTTTATTTACTTTAAAGATCGAGAAAGTAGGTTTCGTTTTTGTAGTCAAAGCCTGGCGAACATCACAGGTCATGCAAATTGGCGAGATTTGATCGGAAAGAATGATTTTGAAGTATTTCCAGCAGACACTGCTAAAATTTATTACGAAGAAGAACTACCAATCTTTGGAGAAGGAAAACCCCTGCAAGGTAAGATAGATCCCTATTACGATGCAGAGGGTAATATGGGTTATGTGTCCACAAATAAATGGCCTCTATTTGATAATAATAAAAACGTAGTAGGGATATTTGGTATTAGCCGTGACATCACAGAGCGTAAAAGAATGGAAGAGCAGTTAGAGAGCACAAAATTGGCTCTTGAGAATGCGAACATTGAGCTTGAAAAATTATCAAATACGGATGTATTGACTGCTATTGGGAATAGGCGATACTTTGAAAAGATTTTTGAAAAAGAATGCCTTCGATCAAGAAGAAACAATAGCCCTCTATCGATTCTTATTATTGACATTGATGATTTTAAAAATTACAATGATCATTTTGGACATTTGCAAGGAGATGAATGCTTGAAAATTGTTGCGAAAGCAATTGCTGGACTGGCAAGAAGAGCACCTGATCTAGCGGCACGGTGGGGTGGCGAAGAATTCATTGTTTTACTACCTGAAACAAACCTTTCGGAAGCTTGGGTTGTTGCAGAAAATATCCGCACACACGTGCAGGAGTTAGCCCTCCCCCATCCAATAGCTAGAGCGGCTAACGTTGTTACATTAAGTGTGGGAGTGTCTTCATGGGGCTATGAAGACCCACAAGAATTAATTTCTAGAGCGGATAAGGCTTTGTATGCCGCAAAGAACAACGGTAGAAACAGAGTAGAAATTTCAAAATAG
- a CDS encoding chemotaxis protein, with amino-acid sequence MEKQIMDILNIGIGLLQAGKEGLERAKTELEKSYTELSTRGAQDNSEGAVQIRHSLDKIIHDIKEFTSVAGKNYEDTRSKIIDNYNKITEEIQNKMPEGKVEAVKAKITEVAENIKKAKKA; translated from the coding sequence ATGGAAAAACAAATAATGGATATTCTTAACATAGGAATCGGACTACTACAGGCTGGAAAAGAGGGTTTAGAAAGAGCCAAAACCGAGTTAGAGAAGTCTTATACAGAACTTAGCACGAGAGGGGCGCAAGACAATTCAGAAGGTGCAGTGCAAATCAGACATTCATTAGATAAAATCATTCACGATATAAAAGAATTCACAAGCGTAGCTGGAAAAAACTACGAAGACACGCGCTCTAAAATCATTGATAACTACAACAAGATCACCGAAGAAATTCAAAATAAAATGCCAGAGGGCAAAGTAGAAGCTGTAAAGGCAAAGATCACCGAAGTCGCTGAGAATATTAAAAAGGCTAAAAAAGCCTAG
- a CDS encoding methyl-accepting chemotaxis protein yields MKLSIKQIITISFIGLTTIILLLTALIISLYLSQNQLYENQNRKFDSYLLADELRQSSDDLTRLMRTYALTGDEKYKDYFFTVLDIRNGKKTRPEKYNRIYWDFYTVNGNKPRPDDKAVSLSDLMKQSGFTDSEFTKLEEARKNSDGLVRTEEIAMSAMQGKLEEDAKTMILPNENLKEFARRILHSEKYHKDKFNIMKPIDDFYVLLETRTNQEVLNSKEKQTFLLQMTIFVLVCLVLASLFSFYLIHREVIKPILIFNEEIQEITNSKNLTKQLINDSHNEIGELAMKFNEFIKSIRTLFLAFQSNSKSVNKLAMTLEEAIQETKTSFEEVSIATDSVADETGQLMHFTETITEMMNESKQKISNGSNLSKRNLSSAQILLSEITSAYAELNLANRELKTISSQLDETAKATESLSERSREIHLVLISVREISKQTGLLALNAAIESARAGEHGKGFAVVADEVGNLAAQTQQATARISQVVNDITLEINDSVNKIRITNDSSKKLFQIIAKIEKVISNNVSIVKNTQEESSLISLELSGIEKNITEVNIVNAQILGANQHLAASGEEVSVAMKSKIAALDNINKQIISLNSENKALQADIIQFKI; encoded by the coding sequence ATGAAATTATCTATAAAACAAATTATCACAATTAGCTTTATTGGGCTAACAACGATTATACTATTATTAACGGCTTTGATAATATCCCTGTATCTAAGTCAGAATCAACTGTATGAAAATCAAAATCGAAAATTTGACTCTTATCTTCTTGCAGATGAATTAAGACAGAGTTCGGATGATTTAACAAGATTAATGAGAACCTATGCATTGACAGGAGATGAAAAGTATAAGGACTATTTCTTTACTGTTTTAGATATTCGAAATGGGAAAAAAACTAGACCGGAAAAATACAATCGAATCTATTGGGATTTCTATACGGTTAATGGAAATAAGCCGCGACCGGACGATAAGGCTGTCAGTCTATCTGATTTAATGAAACAAAGTGGATTCACAGATTCTGAATTTACTAAGCTAGAAGAAGCAAGAAAAAATTCGGATGGGTTAGTAAGAACAGAAGAAATTGCTATGAGTGCAATGCAAGGCAAATTGGAAGAAGATGCAAAGACTATGATTTTACCGAATGAAAATTTGAAAGAATTTGCGAGAAGAATTTTACATAGCGAGAAATATCACAAAGATAAATTTAATATTATGAAGCCAATAGATGACTTTTATGTTTTGTTAGAAACTAGAACAAATCAAGAAGTTTTGAATTCAAAGGAAAAGCAAACGTTTCTATTACAAATGACTATTTTTGTTTTGGTGTGTTTAGTGTTAGCATCCCTTTTTTCATTTTATTTAATTCACAGAGAAGTAATAAAACCAATCTTGATATTTAATGAAGAAATTCAAGAAATTACGAATAGTAAAAACTTAACTAAGCAGTTAATCAATGATAGCCACAATGAGATTGGTGAGCTTGCAATGAAATTTAATGAATTTATTAAAAGTATCCGCACTTTATTTTTAGCATTTCAATCTAATTCTAAGAGTGTGAATAAGCTCGCTATGACTTTGGAGGAAGCAATTCAGGAAACAAAAACCTCTTTTGAAGAAGTCTCTATTGCGACTGATAGCGTTGCTGATGAGACAGGACAACTCATGCATTTTACGGAAACAATTACAGAAATGATGAATGAGTCTAAACAGAAAATTTCGAATGGTTCAAATCTATCAAAAAGAAATTTGAGTAGCGCACAAATCTTGTTATCTGAAATTACAAGCGCATACGCAGAGTTAAACTTAGCTAATAGAGAACTAAAAACAATCAGTTCTCAATTGGATGAGACTGCGAAGGCTACTGAATCGCTGTCTGAACGATCAAGGGAAATTCACTTAGTGCTTATTTCTGTTAGGGAAATTTCAAAGCAAACTGGACTTCTTGCACTCAATGCAGCGATTGAGTCAGCTAGAGCAGGAGAGCACGGGAAGGGTTTCGCTGTAGTAGCCGATGAAGTAGGAAATCTTGCCGCACAAACTCAGCAGGCTACTGCAAGGATTAGTCAGGTCGTGAATGATATTACTTTAGAAATTAACGATTCAGTAAATAAAATTCGGATCACAAATGATAGTAGTAAAAAATTATTTCAAATTATTGCTAAAATAGAAAAGGTAATTTCGAATAATGTTTCCATTGTTAAAAATACACAAGAAGAATCTTCTCTCATTTCCTTGGAGCTTTCCGGCATTGAAAAAAACATTACAGAGGTAAATATCGTTAATGCGCAGATACTTGGAGCCAATCAGCATCTTGCTGCATCTGGAGAAGAAGTAAGCGTTGCCATGAAATCAAAAATTGCTGCTCTCGATAATATTAATAAGCAGATAATTTCTTTAAATTCAGAAAACAAAGCTTTGCAAGCAGATATTATTCAATTTAAAATTTAA
- a CDS encoding PAS domain S-box protein: MFDKSNKTILLVEDEIIIAMMELKLLEKEGYRVIHAANGEEAIDIVNNSPIDLILMDIDLGKGMDGTETAREILRTHNLPIVFLSSRTEKDIVQKTEVITSYGYIMKNSGIIVMDASIKMAFKLHEANERTQREKEQLRTILHSIGDAVIATNREGLIVRMNIVAEEITGWKFSEVEGRPLYEIFRIINAHTREIVPDPVKLVLATGNTIGLANHTVLIARDGTECQIADSGAPIKDVSGNIIGVVLVFRDVTQEYEIQNKIEISERKYRTIIDVSPIPYALNDDHQNILLINKAFTETFGYSHEDIPTLSDWWPKAYPDLEYRNWVASTWQNNVEKSLRDGKPFIPLEIIIQCKDGTKRSVMASAVSLGDSFSGIHLVILYDITDRKKNEDELRVSKQLLEASQSIAKLGGWELDLTTNTLYWTAETYRIHETSPSEFNPTVDAGVGYFLPESRQMISEALKNAIEKGIGYDLELETFTTKGRKIDVRTTCHVTIVNGKPAKLTGIFQDITVSKLAGQEIRNLLQEKEIILKEVHHRVKNNMSTIFGLLTTQAVTVNDLAVQSILQDSAGRVQSMMVLYDKLYRSENAGIVSIKDYFPSLIFEIISLFPKTKLVKIETELDDIRLKTLVVTPLGIIFNELITNTMKYAFSENKDGLIRVTAKQKENLIILTYEDNGKGIPSFISFDKPTGFGLLLIKMLVKQINGTISMEIKNGTCFVIEFHV, from the coding sequence ATGTTTGATAAATCAAATAAAACCATACTGCTCGTAGAAGATGAAATCATCATTGCCATGATGGAACTTAAGTTGTTAGAAAAAGAAGGGTATCGAGTAATACATGCGGCTAATGGGGAAGAAGCGATTGATATTGTAAATAATTCGCCAATTGATTTAATCCTTATGGACATTGATTTAGGGAAAGGTATGGATGGAACTGAAACTGCAAGAGAAATTTTAAGAACCCATAACTTACCTATCGTGTTCCTCTCATCCAGAACCGAAAAAGACATTGTTCAAAAAACGGAGGTCATTACTTCGTATGGATATATAATGAAGAATTCTGGAATTATCGTTATGGACGCGTCTATCAAAATGGCTTTTAAGTTGCATGAAGCAAATGAACGAACTCAAAGAGAGAAAGAGCAACTTCGAACCATTTTACATTCTATTGGAGATGCAGTAATCGCTACAAATAGAGAAGGGCTTATTGTTCGAATGAACATAGTTGCAGAGGAAATTACTGGCTGGAAATTCTCTGAAGTAGAAGGAAGACCATTATACGAAATTTTTAGAATAATCAATGCTCATACAAGAGAAATTGTTCCTGATCCAGTTAAATTAGTATTAGCCACTGGAAATACAATAGGTCTTGCAAATCATACTGTGCTCATTGCTAGGGATGGAACAGAATGTCAAATTGCCGATTCTGGAGCACCGATTAAAGACGTTAGTGGAAATATTATTGGAGTAGTTCTTGTTTTTCGAGATGTTACACAGGAATACGAAATTCAGAATAAAATTGAAATAAGTGAAAGAAAGTATCGAACCATTATTGATGTATCACCTATTCCGTATGCACTTAATGACGATCATCAAAATATTCTATTAATAAACAAGGCGTTTACAGAGACATTTGGATATTCCCATGAAGATATTCCAACTCTTTCCGATTGGTGGCCTAAGGCATATCCTGATTTAGAATATCGAAATTGGGTTGCCTCTACCTGGCAGAATAATGTAGAAAAATCGTTACGAGATGGAAAACCATTTATACCTCTTGAAATAATAATTCAATGCAAGGATGGAACCAAACGTTCTGTAATGGCGAGCGCAGTTTCTCTTGGTGATTCTTTTTCGGGGATACACTTAGTTATCCTTTATGACATAACTGATAGGAAAAAAAATGAAGATGAACTTCGGGTTAGCAAGCAATTGCTTGAAGCCTCTCAGTCTATCGCAAAATTAGGTGGCTGGGAATTGGACTTAACTACGAATACACTTTATTGGACTGCTGAGACCTATCGCATTCATGAAACTTCTCCGTCAGAGTTTAATCCTACAGTCGATGCTGGAGTTGGATATTTCTTACCTGAATCTCGGCAAATGATTTCGGAAGCTCTTAAAAATGCAATAGAAAAAGGGATAGGATACGATCTTGAATTAGAAACATTTACAACTAAGGGTAGAAAAATTGATGTTCGCACTACTTGTCATGTCACTATAGTCAATGGAAAGCCAGCAAAGCTAACTGGAATTTTTCAGGACATAACAGTTAGTAAACTCGCTGGTCAGGAAATTCGAAATTTGCTGCAAGAGAAAGAAATAATTCTAAAAGAAGTTCATCATAGAGTTAAAAATAATATGAGCACTATCTTTGGGTTACTGACAACTCAAGCAGTTACTGTAAATGATTTGGCTGTGCAAAGTATCCTTCAGGATTCAGCAGGACGCGTGCAAAGTATGATGGTATTATATGACAAACTATATCGATCAGAGAACGCTGGTATTGTCTCAATTAAGGACTATTTTCCATCTTTAATCTTTGAAATTATTAGCCTTTTTCCTAAAACCAAACTTGTTAAGATAGAAACTGAATTGGATGATATTCGATTAAAAACTTTAGTGGTTACTCCTTTAGGAATTATTTTTAACGAGCTAATTACAAATACAATGAAGTATGCATTTTCAGAAAACAAGGACGGGTTAATACGAGTAACCGCAAAGCAAAAGGAAAATCTGATTATCCTCACCTATGAGGATAATGGCAAAGGAATTCCTTCATTCATATCTTTTGATAAGCCGACTGGGTTTGGATTACTATTAATTAAAATGCTAGTAAAACAAATCAACGGAACTATTTCCATGGAAATAAAAAATGGAACATGCTTTGTAATTGAATTTCATGTTTAA
- a CDS encoding ChaN family lipoprotein: protein MKFRRNKFLSLCLCASVAIFFSLTVSAQETYPKIYESNTWNPIGFEEIEEKFKSVDVILIGEEHDDKVGHAEKLKLIRFLSERQSFIISMEMFERDGQVVLNEYLAGLIDEKLFQSDCKLWNNYEDYKPIVLFAKENKIPILAANAPRRYVRILSRNGLEEIYKFPPASRKLFAPIYTVERYRQESYENKIFGSIAGHTSEKLGMKNMILAQNLWDATMTDSILKTIEKKRTKVIHINGRFHSDEYMGVTHRLKEFGLRVLTISMFVHRSLESPNQTQLKKYADIIYITGANFPNKEKGE from the coding sequence ATGAAGTTTAGAAGAAATAAATTTCTTTCTCTTTGCCTCTGTGCCTCGGTGGCTATCTTCTTTTCCCTCACTGTAAGTGCGCAAGAGACATATCCCAAAATCTACGAATCCAATACTTGGAATCCAATTGGATTTGAAGAGATAGAAGAAAAATTTAAATCTGTGGATGTAATTCTAATCGGGGAAGAGCATGACGATAAAGTGGGTCATGCAGAAAAACTAAAACTCATTCGGTTTTTATCGGAGCGGCAAAGTTTTATTATCTCCATGGAAATGTTTGAGCGAGATGGACAAGTTGTATTGAATGAATACCTCGCCGGACTTATTGATGAGAAACTATTTCAGTCTGACTGTAAGCTATGGAATAATTATGAAGACTATAAACCGATTGTTCTCTTTGCAAAAGAGAATAAAATTCCAATCCTAGCGGCTAACGCACCTAGACGTTATGTGCGAATCCTTTCTCGCAATGGATTGGAAGAAATTTATAAATTCCCTCCTGCCTCACGAAAATTATTTGCTCCGATTTATACAGTGGAGCGTTACAGACAGGAATCTTATGAGAATAAAATATTTGGCTCTATCGCCGGACATACGAGTGAAAAGCTAGGAATGAAAAATATGATTCTAGCACAAAATCTTTGGGATGCAACAATGACCGATTCTATTTTAAAAACCATTGAGAAGAAGCGAACAAAAGTAATTCATATAAACGGTCGGTTTCATAGCGACGAGTATATGGGTGTTACCCACAGACTTAAAGAGTTTGGTTTAAGGGTGCTTACGATTTCCATGTTCGTGCATCGATCTCTTGAATCCCCGAATCAAACCCAACTGAAAAAATACGCAGATATTATTTATATTACGGGAGCAAATTTCCCAAACAAAGAAAAAGGAGAATAA